In Arachis stenosperma cultivar V10309 chromosome 1, arast.V10309.gnm1.PFL2, whole genome shotgun sequence, one DNA window encodes the following:
- the LOC130974814 gene encoding uncharacterized protein LOC130974814 produces the protein MTFIELEDYNSDSEEEFESNYEVVDPGGNEDQADEAMVADVADVANALANQQPFVELSFMRSLDLDAMHAPEYPQYVNAAELMPDGEFTVGMEFSSREAVIKAMKDYTIRRGVDYRVHESEPTTFYAKCTQYGAGCDWLIRVSKMSRKFCWEIRRYNGSHTCTRATISQDHSKLDSNTVAEAIKPLVEVDPSIRVKSVIAEVQSKFNYTISYRKVWLAKQKAVESIFGGWEASYEALPIWFEAMCHKEQHAVVHFETMPAYQGDDLVPNIRVLNRVFWSYYPCIRAFRHCKPIVQVDGTHLYGKYKGCLLVAVSQDGNNNIVPIAFVIVEGETSESWHFFLSNLRQHVVTRDGVGLISDRHDSIRSAIARSHGAWSPPRAFHMFCIRHIESNFLRKFKAPYLQKLIVNIGMIFTITFTPGLSYYDERFLWWALFYVTGYSRTVREYETRYQRLRERGEAYTNWLD, from the exons ATGAcgtttattgaattggaagattACAACAGTGATAGTGAAGAAGAGTTCGAAAGCAACTACGAGGTCGTTGATCCGGGTGGAAACGAAGATCAAGCTGACGAGGCTATGGTGGCAGATGTAGCGGACGTGGCAAATGCACTAGCAAATCAGCAGCCGTTTGTGGAGTTGAGTTTCATGCGGTCGTTGGATTTGGATGCCATGCATGCACCGGAGTATCCTCAATATGTAAATGCAG CAGAGCTTATGCCGGATGGTGAATTTACTGTGGGGATGGAATTCAGTTCTAGGGAGGCAGTGATTAAGGCGATGAAAGATTATACAATCCGCAGAGGTGTGGATTATCGGGTGCATGAGTCAGAACCGACGACATTCTATGCTAAATGCACCCAGTATGGTGCAGGATGTGATTGGCTGATCAGGGTGAGCAAAATGTCCAGAAAGTTCTGTTGGGAGATAAGGAGGTACAACGGTAGTCACACCTGTACTAGGGCCACCATTTCTCAAGATCATTCGAAGCTAGATTCCAACACAGTTGCAGAAGCAATAAAGCCGTTGGTAGAAGTTGACCCGTCTATTAGGGTGAAATCAGTGATTGCGGAAGTACAGTCAAAGTTTAACTACACCATTAGTTATCGCAAAGTATGGTTGGCTAAACAGAAGGCAGTGGAGTCAATTTTCGGAGGGTGGGAAGCTTCGTACGAAGCCTTGCCGATATGGTTTGAGGCCATGTGTCACAAGGAGCAACACGCAGTTGTTCATTTTGAAACAATGCCTGCGTACCAGGGAGATGACTTGGTTCCTAATATTCGTGTGCTAAACCGAGTCTTCTGGAGTTATTACCCTTGTATTAGAGCCTTCAGACATTGCAAGCCAATAGTGCAGGTAGACGGAACTCATTTGTATGGAAAGTACAAGGGTTGTTTGTTGGTTGCAGTCTCACAGGATGGCAACAACAACATCGTGCCGATTGCATTTGTCATAGTTGAGGGAGAGACATCTGAGTCTTGGCACTTTTTTCTCAGTAACTTGCGACAGCATGTTGTGACACGTGACGGTGTGGGCCTTATCTCCGATCGACACGACTCCATTAGGTCTGCTATTGCTCGTAGTCACGGAGCGTGGTCTCCTCCCAGAGCATTCCACATGTTTTGCATCAGACACATAGAGTCCAACTTTCTGAGGAAATTCAAGGCTCCGTATCTGCAGAAGCTTATCGTCAACATCGGTATGATATTTACGATTACATTTACTCCTGGACTCAGTTATTATGATGAACGTTTCTTATGGTGGGCCCTTTTTTATGTGACAGGATACTCGCGAACAGTTCGTGAGTACGAGACGCGTTACCAGCGATTACGTGAGCGGGGTGAGGCTTATACCAACTGGTTGGATTGA